One part of the Aliivibrio fischeri ATCC 7744 = JCM 18803 = DSM 507 genome encodes these proteins:
- the pstC gene encoding phosphate ABC transporter permease subunit PstC translates to MTIAMNNQSTENQVKPSNNPLREKKRVDWRERIFHGLFLSCAVIGIVSLATIAYFIIKESIPAFQQAGVSGIVLGQDWLPPALYGVFTMIVASIVSTFGAVLVGVPVGILTAIFIAEIAPKQVADIIRPAVELLAGIPSVVYGFFGLVIIVPLIQDIFQVPAGNTILAGIIVLGVMILPTVITVSETSIRAVPSTYREGSLALGASKIFTIFRILLPAARSGIMTGVILGIARALGETMAIIMVMGNAPAMPEGILDSARTLTANIAIEMSYASGIHANALYATGVVLLVFIMSLNGILLYLNRETAK, encoded by the coding sequence ATGACCATCGCAATGAATAATCAAAGCACAGAAAATCAAGTAAAACCATCGAACAATCCACTACGAGAAAAAAAGCGCGTGGATTGGAGAGAACGTATTTTTCACGGTTTATTTTTAAGTTGTGCTGTTATTGGTATTGTTTCACTAGCGACTATCGCTTACTTCATCATTAAAGAAAGTATTCCTGCATTTCAACAAGCTGGTGTAAGCGGCATTGTATTAGGCCAAGATTGGCTACCACCGGCATTATATGGTGTATTCACCATGATCGTTGCATCAATTGTATCGACCTTTGGTGCGGTATTAGTTGGTGTTCCTGTCGGTATTTTAACGGCTATTTTTATTGCAGAAATAGCACCAAAACAAGTCGCTGATATTATTCGACCTGCCGTTGAACTATTAGCTGGTATACCATCGGTTGTATACGGCTTCTTTGGCCTAGTTATTATTGTTCCATTAATTCAAGACATATTCCAAGTCCCTGCAGGTAACACCATTCTTGCTGGTATTATCGTTCTTGGTGTAATGATTCTTCCTACTGTAATCACCGTATCAGAAACGTCTATTCGTGCTGTACCGTCAACATACAGAGAAGGCTCACTGGCACTTGGGGCTTCTAAAATATTCACTATTTTCCGTATTCTTCTTCCTGCCGCTCGTTCAGGTATCATGACAGGCGTTATTCTTGGTATCGCTCGTGCACTGGGTGAAACCATGGCAATCATCATGGTAATGGGTAACGCCCCAGCAATGCCTGAAGGAATTTTAGATTCAGCACGAACATTAACCGCAAACATCGCAATTGAAATGTCATACGCAAGTGGCATTCACGCCAACGCTCTGTACGCAACCGGTGTGGTATTGCTTGTATTTATCATGTCTCTTAATGGCATTCTTCTTTACTTAAACCGTGAAACGGCGAAATAA
- the pstA gene encoding phosphate ABC transporter permease PstA: MNKLKKQRQIKDQIASGFIWLSAAITVGFLFWIIWYILSNGMQHVSWSFITDNYTRTGEEHGIFPMIVSTLYMVLASIAVAAPLGIMTAIYLTEYAKVGSKLVKAIRFCTESLAGIPSIIFGLFGMTFFVGILGLGFSILSGALTLSILILPVIIRTTEEALMAVPQTFREGSYGLGASKIYTIWRLILPSAMPGILTSVILSIGRVIGESAPVFLTAGMVARIPDSLLDSGRTLTVHLYKLTTELFTIDEWNQAYGTATVLIVLVLVINMLTKLLARKINKASY, translated from the coding sequence ATGAATAAATTAAAAAAACAGCGTCAAATAAAAGACCAAATTGCTTCAGGATTTATTTGGTTATCAGCTGCAATTACTGTAGGTTTCCTATTTTGGATTATCTGGTACATCCTTTCGAATGGCATGCAACACGTAAGTTGGTCATTCATTACAGATAACTACACTCGAACAGGTGAAGAGCACGGTATCTTCCCTATGATAGTTTCAACGTTATACATGGTACTTGCTTCAATTGCTGTTGCTGCACCACTTGGTATCATGACAGCTATTTACCTAACCGAATATGCAAAAGTAGGAAGCAAATTAGTTAAAGCGATCCGCTTCTGTACTGAATCGTTAGCTGGCATTCCATCGATTATCTTTGGTCTGTTTGGTATGACTTTCTTTGTCGGTATTTTAGGTCTTGGCTTCTCTATCTTATCTGGTGCTTTAACACTGAGTATTTTAATACTACCCGTTATCATTCGTACAACAGAAGAAGCGTTAATGGCTGTACCTCAAACATTTCGTGAAGGTTCATACGGACTTGGTGCATCAAAAATTTATACAATTTGGCGCTTAATTTTACCAAGTGCAATGCCAGGCATTTTGACTTCCGTTATTTTAAGTATTGGTCGTGTTATTGGTGAGTCTGCACCCGTGTTTTTGACCGCTGGTATGGTTGCACGTATTCCCGATTCATTACTGGATTCAGGACGTACACTAACAGTTCACCTTTATAAGCTAACCACTGAATTATTTACTATCGACGAGTGGAACCAAGCTTACGGAACGGCAACCGTACTTATCGTTCTTGTCCTTGTCATTAATATGCTAACCAAGCTATTGGCTCGAAAAATTAATAAAGCATCTTACTAA
- the pstB gene encoding phosphate ABC transporter ATP-binding protein PstB: MNKFNIENLDLFYGQNQALKNINLPIPAKQVTALIGPSGCGKSTLLRCLNRMNDLIEGVKITGLVNLDGNDIYGNIDVADLRIKVGMVFQKANPFPMSIYENVAYGLKAQGVKDKKVLDAVVEKSLRGAALWDEVKDRLKSHAFGLSGGQQQRLCIARTIAMEPDVILMDEPTSALDPIATHKVEELMETLKKDYTIVIVTHSMQQARRISDKTAFFLMGELVEHDDTQIIFSNPKDDRTQGYVNGDFG; encoded by the coding sequence ATGAACAAATTTAATATTGAAAATCTAGACCTTTTTTACGGACAAAACCAAGCGCTTAAAAACATCAACTTGCCAATTCCAGCAAAACAAGTAACGGCACTAATTGGCCCTTCTGGCTGTGGTAAATCAACATTGTTGCGTTGTTTAAACCGCATGAATGATTTGATTGAAGGCGTAAAAATCACAGGTCTTGTTAATCTTGATGGTAACGATATTTACGGAAACATTGATGTAGCAGATCTTCGTATCAAAGTAGGTATGGTATTCCAAAAAGCAAACCCATTCCCAATGAGCATTTACGAGAACGTTGCTTATGGCTTAAAAGCTCAAGGCGTAAAAGATAAGAAAGTGCTAGATGCAGTCGTTGAGAAATCATTACGTGGTGCTGCACTATGGGATGAAGTGAAAGATCGTCTTAAATCTCACGCTTTTGGTCTGTCTGGTGGTCAACAACAACGTCTTTGTATTGCTCGTACCATTGCAATGGAACCAGATGTCATCCTAATGGACGAACCAACCTCAGCTCTTGACCCAATTGCAACGCATAAAGTGGAAGAGTTAATGGAAACACTGAAGAAAGATTACACCATTGTTATCGTAACCCACTCAATGCAGCAAGCTCGTCGTATCTCAGATAAAACAGCCTTCTTCTTAATGGGTGAACTTGTTGAGCACGATGACACACAAATCATTTTCTCTAATCCAAAAGATGACCGTACACAAGGCTATGTTAACGGTGATTTTGGTTAA